One Chloroflexota bacterium genomic window carries:
- a CDS encoding alcohol dehydrogenase catalytic domain-containing protein, whose protein sequence is MIGAVLAGPRDLRVRELPDPNPGFGEVRVRVARAGLCGSDVHVWRTGEFVTRFPVVPGHEVAGVVEKVGEGCEYLASRRVVLDSRVPCHICARCLEGQLQRCPQLGFLGEVCDGGFAQSVVVPGDHVWTIPDGLPFEVAVLAEPTAVALHAWSRLRAVARDVARVAILGAGPIGVLQALVIPEAIEVLLVEPNRGRAQVARRITGRSVVAPGALPAGADGFDACFDCAGSGGSISTAALMVRPGGTVAAIALHHYPEELDTNVIIAREIVITGAHVFADEMPETLELLRIQTGRFAPVVDRTVGLEELPALVAAAADGHQEHLKLAVAPWA, encoded by the coding sequence ATGATCGGAGCCGTCCTCGCCGGACCTCGGGACCTCCGCGTGCGCGAGCTGCCGGACCCGAATCCAGGCTTCGGCGAGGTACGGGTGCGCGTTGCCCGGGCCGGCCTGTGCGGGTCGGACGTGCACGTCTGGAGGACGGGCGAGTTCGTGACCCGCTTCCCCGTGGTGCCAGGTCACGAAGTGGCGGGAGTCGTCGAGAAGGTCGGGGAGGGCTGCGAGTACCTTGCCTCGCGCCGGGTCGTGCTGGACTCGCGGGTCCCATGCCACATCTGCGCCCGATGCCTCGAGGGACAACTCCAGCGCTGCCCACAGCTCGGTTTCCTGGGCGAGGTCTGCGACGGTGGGTTCGCCCAATCGGTGGTCGTGCCCGGCGATCACGTCTGGACGATTCCAGACGGTCTGCCGTTCGAGGTGGCCGTCCTCGCCGAACCAACCGCGGTGGCGCTGCACGCTTGGTCCCGCCTGCGCGCTGTCGCGCGTGACGTTGCGCGCGTTGCCATCCTCGGCGCCGGTCCAATCGGCGTGCTCCAGGCCCTCGTAATCCCTGAGGCGATTGAGGTCCTGCTTGTGGAGCCGAATCGCGGGCGGGCGCAGGTCGCGCGCAGGATCACCGGTCGGTCGGTCGTCGCCCCGGGCGCCTTGCCTGCCGGCGCTGATGGGTTCGACGCCTGCTTCGACTGCGCGGGTTCCGGCGGGTCGATCTCAACGGCCGCCCTCATGGTGCGGCCGGGCGGAACCGTCGCCGCCATCGCGCTCCACCACTACCCAGAGGAACTCGACACGAACGTGATCATCGCACGCGAGATCGTCATCACCGGCGCTCACGTCTTCGCCGACGAGATGCCCGAGACGCTGGAGTTGCTCCGCATCCAGACGGGCCGCTTCGCGCCCGTCGTGGACCGCACTGTTGGTCTGGAGGAGCTTCCGGCGCTGGTCGCCGCGGCCGCCGATGGACACCAAGAGCACCTCAAGCTTGCGGTGGCACCCTGGGCCTGA
- the hisC gene encoding histidinol-phosphate transaminase has translation MPIKPRAALDAIVPYVPGAAPAASADRALKLASNENPFGPSPRAVEAARTALESAERYPDGGSSLLRARLAERHGVAPDQILLGTGSDETFYLLTRAYLEPGRRAVMAAPPYGIHAVAARSMGAEIVLVPLRDHTHDLEAMAAAAVAQGCVFVANPHNPTGTAVRPDDLRAFVERVPSDCMVVVDEAYYEFMDPAIRLTAVDLLDRHPSLVVTRTFSKAYGLAGLRVGYAIASAAVLEPVERIRPPFNVTAISLAAAAAALEDAAHVEMTVRETAVAMSVLVDACDRVELGYVPSQANFLLVEDRDSWPVALLAEGITVRPGATLGVPGWARVSLGRPDDMRRVVGVIERTVRAR, from the coding sequence GTGCCGATCAAGCCACGCGCCGCCCTCGACGCGATCGTCCCGTATGTGCCGGGCGCCGCGCCAGCTGCGTCCGCGGATCGCGCCCTCAAGCTCGCCTCGAACGAGAACCCGTTTGGTCCTTCGCCGCGGGCCGTCGAGGCGGCTCGAACTGCGCTCGAAAGCGCCGAGCGCTACCCCGACGGGGGGTCGAGTTTGCTGCGAGCGCGGCTCGCCGAGCGACACGGCGTCGCGCCAGACCAGATCCTGCTCGGCACCGGCAGCGACGAAACCTTCTACCTGCTGACCCGGGCATACCTGGAGCCCGGGCGACGCGCCGTGATGGCCGCGCCGCCATACGGCATCCATGCGGTCGCGGCGCGATCGATGGGTGCCGAGATCGTGCTCGTGCCACTCCGCGACCATACACACGACCTGGAGGCGATGGCGGCGGCGGCCGTGGCGCAGGGCTGCGTCTTCGTGGCGAACCCGCACAACCCGACCGGGACCGCCGTCCGGCCGGACGACCTGCGAGCCTTCGTCGAGCGCGTTCCGTCCGACTGCATGGTCGTCGTCGACGAGGCTTACTACGAGTTCATGGACCCGGCGATCCGCCTGACCGCCGTCGACCTTCTCGACCGGCACCCGAGCCTCGTCGTCACCCGAACCTTCTCAAAAGCCTACGGCTTGGCTGGCCTCCGCGTCGGGTACGCGATCGCCTCAGCGGCCGTGCTGGAGCCGGTTGAGCGGATCCGCCCACCATTCAATGTCACCGCGATATCGCTGGCCGCAGCGGCTGCCGCGCTGGAAGACGCGGCCCACGTCGAGATGACGGTTCGTGAGACGGCAGTCGCGATGTCGGTCCTCGTCGACGCGTGTGACCGTGTCGAGCTCGGCTACGTGCCGTCGCAGGCGAACTTCCTCCTAGTCGAGGATCGCGACAGCTGGCCGGTGGCGCTCCTCGCGGAGGGCATCACTGTTCGGCCGGGCGCGACCCTCGGCGTGCCCGGATGGGCACGGGTGAGCCTGGGGCGGCCGGACGACATGCGGCGGGTCGTCGGGGTTATCGAGCGGACCGTTCGGGCACGATGA